The proteins below come from a single Streptomyces sp. MRC013 genomic window:
- a CDS encoding GNAT family N-acetyltransferase translates to MDDAEVLALFDRRMRREAPPDGPGCRVERTGGVVRQTGPAEAWNGVLWSGLTAATADRAIREQIRHYTALGREFEWKLYEHDRPDDLGDRLRAAGFAAGPREALVVAATSRIAAVAAAPPAGVELVPVTDAAGVGLMAEVHDRAFGTDGSRLRRRLLRQLAERPGTLAAVVAVADGRPVGSARVELVPGTGFAGLWGGGTVPEWRGRGVYRALVAHRARIAAERGFPRLQVDASGDSRPVLERLGFAVLSTTTPYDYRPDATTG, encoded by the coding sequence ATGGACGACGCGGAGGTACTGGCCCTGTTCGACCGCCGGATGCGGCGGGAGGCCCCGCCGGACGGCCCCGGGTGCCGGGTGGAGCGGACCGGGGGCGTGGTCCGGCAGACCGGCCCGGCGGAGGCGTGGAACGGCGTGCTGTGGAGCGGGCTGACGGCCGCCACGGCGGACCGTGCGATCCGGGAGCAGATCCGCCACTACACCGCCCTCGGGCGGGAGTTCGAGTGGAAGCTGTACGAGCACGACCGGCCGGACGACCTCGGCGACCGGCTCCGTGCCGCCGGGTTCGCGGCCGGTCCGCGCGAGGCCCTCGTGGTCGCCGCGACCTCCCGGATCGCCGCCGTCGCCGCCGCCCCGCCCGCCGGCGTGGAACTGGTACCGGTGACGGACGCCGCCGGGGTGGGCCTCATGGCGGAGGTCCACGACCGGGCGTTCGGCACGGACGGCTCCCGCCTGCGGCGGCGGCTGCTCCGGCAGCTCGCCGAGCGGCCCGGCACACTCGCCGCCGTCGTCGCCGTGGCGGACGGACGGCCGGTCGGCTCGGCGCGCGTGGAGCTCGTGCCCGGCACCGGCTTCGCCGGGTTGTGGGGCGGGGGCACCGTGCCGGAGTGGCGGGGCAGGGGTGTCTACCGGGCCCTCGTCGCCCACCGGGCCCGGATCGCCGCCGAACGCGGCTTCCCCCGGCTCCAGGTCGACGCGTCCGGCGACAGCCGCCCCGTCCTGGAGCGCCTCGGCTTCGCGGTGCTCTCCACCACCACTCCGTACGACTACCGCCCGGACGCCACCACCGGGTAG
- a CDS encoding MerR family transcriptional regulator has product MATEAQVQVFTVDELAARAGVTVRTIRFYGTRGLLPPPAIGPRRVGRYGPEHLARLALIEELQHRGMTLAAIERYLEQLPPDVDAHDLAIHRALVATWAPDAAERLTRAELERRAARKLTDADMDLLAAMEVLTGPDEEGLLRVDPGLLRLGLQLLDAPIPHATIVAARGVLVEHTRAAARELTRLFRDEVWNPYREREADPEDPQHVKAMKSLSAHMQPLVVQALVTAFQRSLTDELRTAFRAPDRP; this is encoded by the coding sequence GTGGCGACCGAGGCGCAGGTTCAGGTGTTCACCGTGGACGAACTCGCCGCCCGCGCGGGGGTCACCGTCCGCACCATCCGCTTCTACGGCACCCGCGGCCTGCTGCCGCCGCCCGCCATCGGCCCCCGCCGCGTCGGCCGGTACGGACCCGAGCACCTGGCGCGGCTGGCGCTCATCGAGGAACTCCAGCACCGGGGCATGACCCTCGCCGCCATCGAGCGGTACCTGGAGCAGCTCCCTCCCGACGTGGACGCCCACGACCTGGCCATCCACCGGGCCCTCGTGGCCACTTGGGCGCCGGACGCGGCGGAGCGCCTGACGCGCGCCGAACTGGAGCGGCGGGCCGCACGCAAACTGACCGACGCGGACATGGACCTGCTCGCCGCGATGGAGGTCCTCACCGGCCCCGACGAGGAGGGCCTCCTCCGCGTCGACCCCGGACTGCTCCGGCTCGGCCTGCAACTGCTCGACGCGCCGATCCCGCACGCCACGATCGTGGCCGCCCGCGGGGTGCTCGTCGAGCACACCCGCGCGGCGGCCCGGGAGCTGACCCGGCTGTTCCGGGACGAGGTGTGGAACCCGTACCGGGAGCGGGAGGCGGACCCGGAGGACCCGCAGCACGTCAAGGCGATGAAGTCGCTGTCGGCGCACATGCAGCCCCTGGTGGTGCAGGCCCTGGTCACCGCCTTCCAGCGGTCCCTGACCGACGAGCTGCGGACCGCGTTCCGGGCGCCCGACCGACCGTGA
- a CDS encoding M1 family metallopeptidase, which produces MHRRLFVPGAIAASLVLAIPASAADFAPGAPSIGDPYYPASGNGGYDVTHYDLRLKYQPSTDLLEGTATILATPTQNLSRFNLDLGLKALEVRVNGRKAAFKASGAQELEITPAVPLPKNRPVSVVVRYAGKPSEVKIDGWTAWHRTPDGGVAANQPESAAWWFPSNDHPLDKATFDVSVSVPDGTQAISNGVLLSQSSRLGWTRYTWRSDKPQATYLATLAVGRFDLTTDTTANGLPVVNAYSKDLGANAGSARASVERTVEVAEWLEEVFGPYPFNALGGYVPNVRSGYALETQTRPFYSPRQFASGSNVSVVVHELAHQWYGDSVSVDNWKDIWISEGFARYSQWLWSEREGEGTAQELADWVYASHAEDDPFWTVRPGDPGAENQFHLAVYDRGAMTLQMLRNEVGDDAFFRILKGWPTERAYGNAKVADFVAYAERISGRQLDGLFDTWLYQPSKPAAAPAPSASASARTAPAAPVSPPKSWAKIAATNTIHDHGHGGCCSGCCSHGTGRG; this is translated from the coding sequence GTGCACCGCAGACTGTTCGTCCCGGGCGCGATCGCGGCCTCCCTGGTGCTGGCGATCCCGGCGTCGGCCGCCGACTTCGCGCCCGGGGCCCCGAGCATCGGCGACCCCTACTACCCGGCCAGCGGCAACGGCGGATACGACGTCACCCACTACGACCTGCGGCTGAAGTACCAGCCGTCGACGGACCTGCTGGAGGGGACGGCGACGATCCTCGCCACCCCCACGCAGAACCTGTCCCGCTTCAACCTGGACCTCGGCCTGAAGGCGCTGGAGGTGCGGGTGAACGGCCGGAAGGCCGCGTTCAAGGCGTCGGGCGCACAGGAACTGGAGATCACTCCGGCCGTGCCGCTGCCGAAGAACCGACCGGTTTCGGTCGTCGTGCGGTACGCGGGCAAGCCGTCCGAGGTGAAGATCGACGGGTGGACGGCGTGGCACCGCACCCCGGACGGCGGCGTCGCCGCGAACCAGCCCGAGTCGGCCGCCTGGTGGTTCCCGTCCAACGACCACCCGCTCGACAAGGCGACCTTCGACGTGTCCGTCTCCGTCCCGGACGGCACGCAGGCCATCAGCAACGGCGTGCTGCTCTCGCAGAGTTCGCGGCTGGGCTGGACCCGCTACACCTGGCGGTCCGACAAGCCGCAGGCGACGTACCTGGCGACGCTGGCGGTCGGGAGGTTCGACCTCACCACCGACACGACCGCGAACGGCCTGCCCGTCGTCAACGCCTACAGCAAGGACCTCGGGGCCAACGCCGGTTCGGCGCGCGCGAGCGTCGAGCGGACCGTCGAGGTCGCGGAGTGGCTGGAGGAGGTCTTCGGGCCGTACCCCTTCAACGCGCTCGGCGGGTACGTGCCGAACGTGCGCAGCGGGTACGCGTTGGAGACGCAGACGCGGCCGTTCTACAGCCCGCGCCAGTTCGCGAGCGGCTCCAACGTGTCGGTGGTCGTCCACGAGCTGGCCCACCAGTGGTACGGCGACAGCGTGTCCGTGGACAACTGGAAGGACATCTGGATCAGCGAGGGCTTCGCCCGGTACAGCCAGTGGCTGTGGTCCGAGCGCGAGGGCGAGGGCACGGCGCAGGAGCTGGCCGACTGGGTGTACGCCTCCCACGCGGAGGACGACCCGTTCTGGACGGTCAGGCCGGGTGACCCGGGGGCGGAGAACCAGTTCCACCTCGCCGTCTACGACCGGGGCGCCATGACGCTCCAGATGCTGCGCAACGAGGTGGGCGACGACGCCTTCTTCCGCATCCTTAAGGGCTGGCCGACGGAGCGGGCCTACGGCAACGCGAAGGTCGCGGACTTCGTCGCGTACGCGGAGCGGATCTCCGGCAGGCAGCTGGACGGCCTGTTCGACACCTGGCTGTACCAGCCGTCGAAGCCCGCCGCCGCCCCGGCGCCGTCCGCCTCCGCCTCGGCCCGCACCGCTCCGGCGGCCCCGGTGAGCCCGCCGAAGTCGTGGGCCAAGATCGCCGCGACCAACACCATCCACGACCACGGTCACGGCGGCTGCTGCAGCGGGTGCTGCTCGCACGGTACCGGGCGGGGCTGA